The Salvia splendens isolate huo1 chromosome 21, SspV2, whole genome shotgun sequence genome includes a window with the following:
- the LOC121783907 gene encoding uncharacterized protein LOC121783907 encodes MEWSKSYLDAILVPLGFMIWMGYHLWLWHKVRTQPLSTIIGTNARARKFWVAAIMKDDKKNILAVQTLRNTIMGSTLMATTSILMSSALAAVISSTYSIKKPLNDNVYGAHGEFMVALKYASLLLIFLFSFICHSLSIRFINQVNFLINCPADEDDTGIITPAYVAELLDRGLALNTIGNRIFYAALPLMLWIFGPVLVFLCNVTMVAVLYNLDVVLTPAEKGKSSGGDDDEISGHQCVSA; translated from the exons atggaATGGAGCAAAAGTTATCTTGATGCAATACTGGTGCCGTTGGGGTTTATGATATGGATGGGATATCATCTGTGGCTTTGGCATAAGGTCCGAACCCAACCGTTGTCTACCATCATCGGCACCAATGCTCGTGCCCGCAAATTCTGGGTCGCCGCCATCATGAAG GACGACAAGAAGAACATCCTAGCCGTCCAAACACTGCGGAACACGATCATGGGATCAACGCTGATGGCGACGACGTCGATCCTGATGTCCTCGGCGCTGGCGGCGGTGATCAGCAGCACGTACAGCATCAAGAAGCCTTTGAACGACAACGTTTACGGCGCCCACGGCGAGTTCATGGTGGCGCTCAAGTACGCGTCGctcctcctcatcttcctcttctCCTTCATCTGCCACTCCCTCTCCATCCGCTTCATCAACCAAGTCAATTTCCTCATCAACTGCCCCGCCGACGAAGACGACACCGGCATCATCACCCCGGCCTACGTGGCAGAGCTGCTCGACCGAGGGTTAGCGCTCAACACCATCGGGAACCGCATCTTCTACGCTGCGCTGCCATTGATGCTGTGGATCTTTGGGCCCGTGCTCGTGTTTCTCTGCAACGTTACCATGGTGGCGGTGCTGTATAATCTCGATGTCGTGCTCACGCCGGCGGAGAAGGGGAAGAGTAGTGGTGGTGACGATGATGAGATTAGTGGCCATCAATGTGTATCTGCGTGA